GAATCACCTGTACCCCTACCCCAAACTTTTTCAACGCACCGGTTAAAAAGGTATTCTCAACGCTAAAGCCGTTCAGTTCCACCATACCCGAGGGGTTAATGGCTAAAGTATCGGCACTCGACGCGAGAAAATAGGCTGGTTCAGACCAATTAACAGCATAGGCAATTACAGGTTTGCCACTGGCCTGAAACTGGGCGATCGCTGCTCGCATTTCCTGGAGGGAAGCCAGCCCTGCTAGTCCAGTTCCGGCCCGCCCATCCAGAAAAAGCGCAACAATATTGTCATCAGTAGCCGCATGGGTCAGGGCTTGGGTGAGGGAACGGAGGGTAATTTGGGTTTCGTTTTCCCCCTGTAACACCCGATTAATCACGCCAGCGGGATCGAAGCGTGGGGGGGAGTCAGTCACCGTCAGGGAGAGATCAAAAACCAGCACCGACTGGGCCTTCACCTTGGGGGTAGCGTCACGACTGGCCGTGACCACCAGCAGGAACAGCAGCAGTCCGCCTAACCCCGCAACCACCAGGGATGAAAACAGGATTAGCCCTACGATCGTGGCCAGGACTTGTTTGAGAAAATCACGCATAAGGACGTTTGCCACCCAAATGGAACTCACCCAGCCGACCTCGCTGCTGGCCTCCGTGATCTACCGACGCAGCGAGTGTTATCCAACCCATGCGGACGGAGAGACTCGAACTCTCACGTCAAAGACACTAGAACCTAAATCTAGCGCGTCTACCAATTCCGCCACGTCCGCAGATCCCTGACTTCCCTATCCTACCAAATTTCCTCACGGTCACCGCACCGCCCTTGGGTGTTCCCTGGGCGGTGCCGGAACTCAGCCCCATGCCCCTCGATCGCGAGGGTCACGGCGGCGGCAAGTGGCGTTGCAAGGCAGGTAAGAGGTAGCTGCTCAGGGTTTGGGCATCAACACCGAGGATGGTTCGCTCTGCTGCTGCCATCAGGGCAGCTTGGGAATGCCACCAGACCCCAGCAGCGATCGTCTCCGCTAGATTCTCCCCGGTCAGGGCTGCCTGGGCGATGAGTCCTCCTAATAACCCGGTGAGGACATCGCCACTGCCTCCACGGGCCAAGGCTGGGGTACTGTCGGGGTTGACCCACTGGGTGCCATCCGGATCAGCGACGAGCGTGCGTGCCCCCTTGAGAACCACGATCGCGCCACTGGCCTGGGCTGCGGCCTGGGCCTGGCTCATGCCGTCGGTTGTCGCCGTTGCCAGATCTGGGAACAGGCGTCGGAATTCGCCCGCATGGGGGGTGAGGATCGTGGGGGCAGAGCGTTCCTGACACCGACTGGCGACCGCCTGAGTAGCTAACCAGTTCAGGCCATCTGCATCTAGGAGCAGCGGACAGGTGGTTCCTGTCATGATGGGTTCTAATACCCTGCTGGCGGCCAGGGTTAAGCCAGGTCCTGCCGCAATCGCGCTGTAGGGACAATGGGTTGCCAAATCCAGATCCGCCGGTAGATCCGCGATCGCCCCCGTCTCCGTCTCCGGACAGCCCAGAATCAGAGCATCGGGGAGTTGACTGACCAAAAAAGGCTTCAAACGCTGGGGGACTGCGATCGACAGCATTCCCACCCCACTGGCCCGTGCCCCTAACCCCGCCAGCAGCGCTGCCCCTTGATACCGCTCCGATCCGGCGATGAGGAGCAGATGGCCCTGTTTGTACTTGTGGGTCGTAGCCGGTCGCCGCAGGGGCAAGTGGGCGATCGCCGTGGCCGCCGTCAACCGGCGTAGGGGAGGCGTTGTTCCCACGACCGCTGTCACAGTAGCTAAGGGCAGACCAAAGTCAATCAGAGTCAACGCACCGCAATAGGGTAGGGCCGCTTCCTGGCACAACCCGCGCTTCCACAGGCCCAGACACAGGGTATGGTCAGCCCGGATGGCGGTTCCCAAGGCCATGCCCGTATCGGTGTGGAGACCCGAAGGGAGGTCAATGCTGACGATCGCCGCACCGGCTTGACTGACGCGATCGACCAAGGTTGCCACTTCCCCCGTTAAGGGCCGTTCTAACCCAAAGCCAAACAAGCCATCGATCACCAAGCTACAGGCAAGCAAGGGTTCGATCGTCTCCACAAAGGGGATACCTAAATACTGGGCATACTGGGCATGGTTAGCCGTTAAGGGCTTTTGTTTAGCGATCGGGGCATGGATTAAAACTGAATACCCCTGGAGATGGAGTTCACGGGCGACAACCAGGGCGTCCCCACCATTATGGCCAGGCCCCACCAGAACTCCCACCGATTGATCCGCCAGTTGGGCACGAGGATACAGGGTTTGAATCCGGCTGGCCACCAAACCTGCGACCTTCTCCATCAAGGCCGCAACCGGCATACCTGCGGCAAACACCTGGGCTTCAATTTCTCGCATCTGCGCTGCGGTCACCACCCAGCGATTGAGTTCCGCTTGTCGAGATCCTGCCGATTCTAAGACTGACGTTCCCGATTGTAATGGTGCGGTCATTACCTGATCTCCCCTCATACAGCCTTTAGCTAATTTACTCAGTACACAGTTATCGTCAATCCAAATAAGAACGATACAGTTTTTCACTCGCCTCTCCCACTCTGGCAGAGGAGCTGGAGGTGAGGGTATTGTTTCAGCCTAAATTGCAATGACTATCAGGTTTGGATCGGGATCCGAGCAGTAGCCCCCATCCCCCAACCCCTGCTCCCAGCCCCCCTAACCCCCCGTTTGCGGGGGGATGGGGCAAAGGGGAGTCAGATTTGCCAGTGCCTCTACCGCTCTGGGAGAGGGATTGAGGGTGAGGGCCGCATCCGTGATGCACCATTCTATCGATATCTGGGCTTTCTTGGGCTTTCTGCTTGAGGGAGGGGCTGTAGTGAGCCGTCAATTCTCTAGTAACCAAAATAAACCCGACTATTGCGAAAGCCGGAACTTTGTAAGAAGTTATTCCAGAACTCTGCCTGACTGCGCCGCTCGTAGGGACCGATCGCCACATGGGGGCCTCTCGGCTGCAACCGCGTGACGACCTGTAATTGATTCCCGCCTAACCCCCGCACCCGGTTGGCAATAAAAGCCAACTCATCCTGACGACCAGGAATAACCACAAAATAGGCCCGGACTCGTGCCGGTAGAACCACGGGCGGTTGCGGATTGACGATCGGGGGCAGGACTTGGGGCGGTAAAGGATTGACCAAGGTCGGATCACCGATGGGGTTGGTCACTGGGGGCGGGGTCACGATCGCTGCATTTGTCAGCGTCAAGACTCTGGCGGTAA
This DNA window, taken from Trichothermofontia sichuanensis B231, encodes the following:
- a CDS encoding NAD(P)H-hydrate dehydratase codes for the protein MTAPLQSGTSVLESAGSRQAELNRWVVTAAQMREIEAQVFAAGMPVAALMEKVAGLVASRIQTLYPRAQLADQSVGVLVGPGHNGGDALVVARELHLQGYSVLIHAPIAKQKPLTANHAQYAQYLGIPFVETIEPLLACSLVIDGLFGFGLERPLTGEVATLVDRVSQAGAAIVSIDLPSGLHTDTGMALGTAIRADHTLCLGLWKRGLCQEAALPYCGALTLIDFGLPLATVTAVVGTTPPLRRLTAATAIAHLPLRRPATTHKYKQGHLLLIAGSERYQGAALLAGLGARASGVGMLSIAVPQRLKPFLVSQLPDALILGCPETETGAIADLPADLDLATHCPYSAIAAGPGLTLAASRVLEPIMTGTTCPLLLDADGLNWLATQAVASRCQERSAPTILTPHAGEFRRLFPDLATATTDGMSQAQAAAQASGAIVVLKGARTLVADPDGTQWVNPDSTPALARGGSGDVLTGLLGGLIAQAALTGENLAETIAAGVWWHSQAALMAAAERTILGVDAQTLSSYLLPALQRHLPPP